In a genomic window of Mucilaginibacter sp. KACC 22063:
- a CDS encoding RNA polymerase sigma factor: MQIFFFNICNRYHAVTDYYNMFDEKEIVSKILKGDFRAFERLVKQYEKLVFFVVNRLVYNQQDKEDICQDVFIKVHHSLPKFQFQSKLSTWVARIAYLTTVDHIKKSKQNQQADFPDDIDNYHFTAISPESELVKKDTTAYINLLIEQMPLQYRTVITLYHLNEFTCPEIEQITGIPEGTVKSHLFRARKLLKEKIEHDLKD; this comes from the coding sequence TTGCAAATATTTTTCTTTAATATTTGCAACCGTTACCATGCCGTTACAGACTACTATAATATGTTTGATGAAAAGGAAATTGTATCCAAAATATTAAAGGGAGATTTCCGGGCTTTTGAACGATTGGTTAAACAATATGAGAAGCTGGTTTTCTTTGTAGTAAATCGCCTTGTGTATAACCAGCAGGATAAGGAAGACATTTGCCAGGATGTTTTTATTAAAGTACACCATAGCCTGCCTAAATTTCAATTTCAGTCTAAACTATCCACCTGGGTTGCCCGCATTGCTTATCTCACAACTGTTGATCACATCAAAAAAAGCAAACAAAACCAACAGGCTGATTTCCCGGATGATATAGATAACTATCATTTTACGGCGATTAGTCCCGAGTCTGAACTGGTGAAGAAAGACACTACTGCCTATATAAACCTGCTTATTGAACAGATGCCGTTGCAATATCGCACCGTTATCACCCTGTACCATTTAAATGAATTTACCTGCCCGGAAATAGAACAGATCACCGGCATACCGGAAGGCACGGTTAAAAGCCACCTTTTCAGGGCCCGCAAGTTATTGAAAGAAAAAATTGAACACGATCTTAAAGACTAA
- a CDS encoding TonB-dependent receptor domain-containing protein, producing MKTQYHLFSAILFFALLLLQTASIFGQVNSGKLIIKGTIIDSATSTKLAFATVKLNDNNGETIRAGISKEDGSFAFSMLAPSTYHMVVVTLGYAPKTFLLDLKKDTDIGTILLTQQINSLKEVSVTGLRPIIKQKADRIIYDLQADPESKSNSVLGMMHKIPYITLDGQDNILLKGNSSFKVLVNGRPSPSMENNLNAILKSIPASTIQRIEVITIPPSKYDGEGLAGIINIITIKKLNNGYSGLLNANESFPVGGPGAGGSITAKSGKFVVAAIGSASIANTPKTVFTNSRETFGTSASSLLQTGDRRSNNKTAYFGTEMSYEIDSLHLLSGQLNLNGSRATDHMTQVSGLSGTNGLAQSYNLQNNNKGTGYGWDAAVNYQIGFKQVKNRLLTFSYQYADNRNNRNGDVTITNPVNFNTPDYNQNDRQKFNEHTFQVDFVTPVKKVNIEAGIKGILRNSNSNYGYNSFNSATGQFDADAALSNQYTNKQNVFSAYNSYQINLKSWNINAGLRVEGTVIRADFISTATAADQNYLNVLPSIAVGKNFNDQTALNFGFSQRIRRPGINRLNPYIDRSNPNFEVTGNPNLRPVLLNDVQAGFSSNKKLSLNIGLDYSFMNNLDLQVADFDPATQITRTSYANTGKSSSFGGNLSVSYPFSKVYNLSVNGNVMYLWLQGSADGKVVRNDRLMYSFSLSNGLRFNNGWAANADLNVVSRNPTGLQGYSNSFVSTAFSVNKELIKNKLGFAVRVNNPFTGYRNNITRTFGPDFNQLYTSRDYFRSFGISLNYKFGGLNDGVNKSRRSIENNDVAN from the coding sequence ATGAAAACCCAATATCACCTCTTTAGCGCAATATTATTTTTTGCGCTTTTGTTACTGCAAACCGCCAGTATATTCGGCCAGGTAAATAGTGGCAAATTAATCATCAAAGGCACTATAATTGATTCGGCCACCAGTACTAAATTAGCCTTTGCAACGGTAAAACTGAATGACAATAACGGCGAAACGATCAGGGCTGGTATAAGCAAGGAAGACGGCTCGTTTGCCTTTTCGATGCTGGCACCATCAACTTATCACATGGTTGTTGTGACCCTGGGTTACGCACCTAAAACATTTTTACTTGACCTGAAGAAGGACACAGATATCGGAACAATCTTACTTACACAGCAGATTAACAGCTTAAAAGAAGTATCAGTAACAGGCCTGCGGCCCATCATTAAACAAAAGGCAGATCGTATCATTTACGACCTGCAGGCAGATCCCGAAAGTAAATCTAACAGTGTTTTAGGGATGATGCACAAGATCCCTTACATCACATTGGATGGCCAGGACAACATTCTGCTGAAAGGTAATTCCAGCTTTAAAGTGCTTGTTAACGGAAGACCTTCTCCCAGTATGGAAAACAATTTGAATGCGATATTAAAAAGCATACCTGCCTCCACTATCCAGCGAATAGAGGTGATCACCATTCCGCCGTCTAAATATGATGGTGAAGGCCTGGCCGGCATCATCAACATTATCACGATAAAGAAACTGAATAACGGCTACAGCGGATTATTGAATGCCAATGAAAGCTTTCCGGTTGGCGGCCCGGGCGCTGGTGGTTCTATCACCGCTAAAAGCGGCAAATTTGTTGTTGCAGCTATCGGCAGCGCCAGCATCGCGAATACGCCTAAAACCGTTTTTACAAATAGCAGGGAGACTTTTGGCACCAGCGCAAGCAGCCTGCTGCAAACGGGAGATCGCCGGTCAAATAATAAAACGGCCTATTTCGGTACTGAAATGAGCTACGAAATTGATTCTCTTCACCTGCTATCCGGGCAGTTGAACCTGAATGGCAGCCGTGCGACTGACCATATGACTCAGGTATCCGGTCTAAGTGGCACCAATGGGCTTGCCCAGTCTTATAACCTGCAGAATAATAATAAGGGAACAGGATACGGTTGGGATGCCGCAGTTAACTATCAGATCGGTTTTAAACAGGTTAAAAATAGGTTGCTAACCTTCTCCTATCAGTATGCTGATAATAGGAATAACCGCAACGGGGACGTAACCATAACTAATCCTGTAAATTTCAATACGCCGGACTATAACCAAAATGACAGGCAAAAATTCAATGAGCATACTTTCCAGGTTGATTTTGTAACGCCGGTTAAAAAAGTAAACATTGAGGCTGGTATAAAGGGAATACTGCGCAACAGTAACAGCAACTATGGGTACAATAGTTTCAACAGTGCTACCGGCCAGTTTGATGCGGATGCGGCATTGTCTAACCAATACACTAACAAGCAAAATGTGTTCAGCGCTTACAATTCTTACCAGATCAATTTAAAAAGCTGGAACATTAATGCTGGCTTAAGGGTAGAGGGAACTGTGATCAGGGCAGACTTTATCAGTACTGCAACCGCCGCAGATCAAAACTATTTAAATGTGTTGCCATCTATCGCAGTGGGTAAAAACTTTAATGATCAAACCGCGCTTAACTTTGGATTTTCACAACGGATCCGCAGGCCTGGTATTAACAGACTTAATCCCTACATTGATCGCTCTAACCCTAACTTCGAGGTCACCGGAAACCCTAACCTGCGCCCTGTATTATTAAACGATGTGCAAGCCGGGTTTAGCAGCAATAAAAAGTTGTCTTTAAACATAGGACTGGATTATTCCTTTATGAATAATCTTGATTTGCAGGTGGCCGACTTTGACCCAGCAACACAAATTACCCGTACCAGCTATGCCAATACAGGAAAATCAAGCAGTTTTGGCGGTAATTTATCCGTTTCCTATCCGTTTAGCAAAGTTTATAATTTAAGCGTGAATGGCAACGTGATGTACCTGTGGCTACAGGGCAGTGCAGACGGCAAGGTTGTGCGGAACGATAGGTTAATGTATTCCTTTTCGCTTTCCAACGGGTTGCGTTTCAATAACGGGTGGGCAGCAAATGCCGATCTGAATGTGGTTAGCCGTAACCCTACCGGCTTGCAGGGCTATTCTAATAGTTTTGTGAGTACTGCTTTTAGTGTGAATAAAGAACTGATCAAAAATAAATTAGGATTCGCGGTACGTGTAAATAACCCGTTTACCGGTTACCGTAATAATATTACCCGCACATTTGGCCCCGATTTTAACCAGTTGTACACCTCTCGCGATTATTTCCGGTCATTTGGCATCAGCCTGAATTACAAGTTTGGAGGGCTGAATGATGGTGTGAATAAAAGCCGGAGGTCTATTGAAAATAATGATGTAGCGAATTAA
- a CDS encoding RNA polymerase sigma factor, with amino-acid sequence MSDQQLWASFLQGDQQAYQNIYALYYQNLYSYGLRKTNEPELVRDCIQDLFVNLWTSRKNLNPTDNIKYYLLASLKNLLIRASTNNVRWQGVSAESLNQFQLEFNLESDYIRKENISLQAKMLMDALDQLTPRQKEVLYLRYFEELSFEEIADLLDISVRAVYKLGYRAIDALKIILNLPKANILLLLATCRIEIFQSTGHFLR; translated from the coding sequence ATGAGCGATCAGCAATTGTGGGCATCATTTTTACAAGGAGACCAACAAGCCTATCAAAACATCTATGCACTTTATTACCAAAACCTGTACAGCTACGGGCTCAGAAAAACCAACGAGCCTGAACTTGTGCGCGATTGTATCCAAGATCTGTTTGTTAACTTATGGACAAGCCGCAAAAATCTGAACCCTACCGATAATATTAAATATTATTTACTGGCTTCGTTAAAAAACTTGTTAATAAGGGCAAGCACCAATAACGTCCGCTGGCAGGGTGTCTCTGCCGAATCGCTAAACCAGTTTCAGTTAGAGTTTAATTTAGAGTCTGATTACATCCGTAAGGAAAACATAAGTTTGCAGGCCAAAATGCTGATGGATGCATTGGATCAGTTAACTCCCCGGCAAAAAGAGGTGCTTTACCTGCGCTATTTTGAAGAACTAAGCTTTGAAGAAATTGCTGACCTGCTGGATATATCTGTTAGAGCAGTTTATAAATTGGGTTATCGGGCAATTGATGCGCTCAAAATAATTTTAAATCTCCCTAAAGCCAATATTTTATTACTACTGGCTACTTGTCGCATAGAAATTTTCCAGTCTACAGGGCACTTTTTAAGATAA
- a CDS encoding FecR family protein has protein sequence MQKFNEYSFDDFLEDLSFIRFVKKGPQGPDDVWQQWVVSNPPNHSAYRQALVYVLTAVSINPVSDTEDNKADVWAKINQRITRETKVTTFRKRIKIWSYSAAAALLLFACGYWYVTSQIIIQTGFGEQRTVTLPDNSIVKLNANSSLHYYRAWKWHGMREVWLNGEAYFKIQHLNKQPQQVKPSERFMAHAGDVQVQVLGTEFNIKNRRNHVIVSLMKGKIGIGTKQSAQLILQPGEAIRYQDQKMMRTVITRMNNQPLAWIKNQMVVSGITVAGIIENYEDTYGGHIILENPALGNKRIDGTISMISKDATLYMLANLLNGTIEQRDNNTYYIKQNHVK, from the coding sequence ATGCAGAAATTTAACGAATACTCGTTTGACGACTTTTTAGAAGACCTTTCATTCATCAGATTTGTAAAAAAAGGTCCGCAAGGCCCTGATGATGTTTGGCAGCAATGGGTTGTCAGCAACCCGCCTAATCATTCAGCTTATCGTCAGGCGCTGGTATACGTTTTAACTGCTGTAAGTATTAACCCGGTTAGCGATACAGAAGATAACAAAGCTGATGTATGGGCTAAGATCAACCAACGCATTACCCGCGAAACCAAAGTAACAACCTTTAGAAAAAGGATAAAGATCTGGAGTTATTCTGCTGCTGCGGCATTGCTGTTGTTTGCCTGCGGTTATTGGTATGTTACCTCACAAATTATTATACAAACCGGCTTTGGCGAGCAGCGTACTGTTACACTCCCCGATAACAGTATCGTGAAGCTGAATGCCAATTCGAGCCTGCATTATTACCGTGCCTGGAAATGGCATGGCATGCGGGAAGTATGGTTAAATGGCGAGGCTTATTTCAAAATCCAACACTTGAACAAACAACCGCAGCAGGTTAAACCTTCAGAGCGCTTTATGGCACATGCAGGAGATGTACAGGTACAGGTATTAGGTACCGAATTTAACATTAAAAATCGCCGCAATCATGTCATTGTATCACTGATGAAAGGTAAGATCGGTATCGGCACAAAGCAATCTGCGCAGCTTATCCTGCAACCGGGTGAAGCCATCAGGTATCAGGATCAGAAAATGATGCGCACGGTAATTACACGCATGAACAACCAGCCGCTGGCATGGATCAAAAACCAGATGGTTGTTAGTGGTATAACAGTAGCAGGTATCATTGAAAACTATGAGGATACTTATGGCGGTCATATTATTCTGGAAAACCCGGCGTTGGGTAACAAACGCATAGACGGTACAATTTCAATGATCAGTAAGGATGCCACGCTTTATATGCTGGCCAACTTACTGAATGGCACCATTGAACAACGCGACAATAACACTTACTACATTAAACAAAACCATGTAAAATAA